Genomic DNA from Parasteatoda tepidariorum isolate YZ-2023 chromosome 3, CAS_Ptep_4.0, whole genome shotgun sequence:
taattttaccaattttgaTGCACAATTAGTATAACTAATTCTGAAAGTTTAGAATAACAAATGAAACTCAATATTGCTtgtgattacaaaaaaaaaaaggctaataTAATTGAAGTTCTTCTAAAGTGTAGTCTGAatatgattttacaaaatatgaattaatctTAAAGAGATATagaataataagataaatacatttttaaaatcaataatgcaCTGTATTTCTGTATTAAATACGCGTATTTAATACAGAAACATCCAGTACTGGATGTCCtgatagaaaattatattttatgcccattttttcaaaattaattttaaaaaaatgctcaattGGATTGAAATCTTGATTTGCCTGAatgtaaatgcaatatttttcagagaaatttcggTTTATAGTCACTTTAAATTATAGCATcatcttttgaatatatttctaGAATTGTAGCCTTCCTACTGTTGAATTACAGTTATATTTCTGTAAATGTTCAATTAAAGACACGGATGTTTGCATCTGTGCCATTTTTATACCTCCAGAAGgtgattaattttcaaaattatacatgtaatctgttaaataatatatattgaatataagAGGTACGCAATAAACATTCAAAGGGCAATCGTAAAATGACAAAGGAGTGTGATAGATTttcaaggaatattttttttcgtagcTGATATTTCATTAAGATCAATAAATCGGGGATTTCCTAAACTGTGTTTTGCAGAGATCTTCCAAGagtttcacaaaattatttgatttttaaaaattttaaactcaatttaagaaattctaatttttatttttcctattcgctagaaaaataaaaataatgaccaGAAACGTAGCAAACCTAAaagaagctgaaaaaaaaactgaatattttactCTTCAGAATTTACTGATGAAGTGAGTGAAAAAGGGTATCATCCACTTTGCAGACACATTCACCTTCCATCAGTCAGAAcataaaatacaacatttaaaattagaaactttttgGAATGACAATAATTAGTTTGTAATGCAACATCCTCTAACAGTATAGTCTTCACGCATGGGCATAATCGGGCAATGTCCGGGGCCCCAATTAATTAGGGCGCCTTTGAGAatcttactttcaaaaaattgtattttaaaaagaaaaaggaggaagaattgcattgttttatgaagtttaaaagaaatatattctattgcatacctgccaacttttacgcatttggcgtaaaNaatgttaaaaaaaaaaatttgcgctGCTGGCTCGGCTCAACCGGCCCTCAGGCCTGACCGGCCCACCGGGCATTTGCCCGGTCTGCCTACTGGCCAATCCGGGCCTGATAATGACCAGAAAAGTAGCAAACTTAAaagaagctgaaaaaaaaactaaatattttactcttcAGAATTTACTGATGAAGTGTGTGAAAAAGGGTATCATCCACATTCAGATGCATTCACCTTCCATCAGTCGtaacataaatacaaaatttaaaattggaaacttTTTGGAATGAcaataattagtttgttaatgTTTGTAATGCAACATCCTCTAACAGTGTCGTCTTCACGCATGGGCATAACCGGGCAATGTTCAGGGCCCCAAATAATTAGGGCACCTTTGAGAatcttactttcaaaaaattgtattttaaaaagaaaaaggaggAAGAATTGCGttgttttataaagtttaaaagaaatatattctattgAGTAAATGgaaggaataaaatatattcgatTGGATAAATCTATtctaatgaatgtaatttttataatacattaattatattatgcaAGTACAGTACTAATAAATTACATAAGTATTAAagtgaaagtaaattatttcatgtCTCATGATCTTACGTACATTAGTTTAATGTAGAGTTGGgtggtttaaaaatatgtggTTAAGCATCatataactgaataattttatgtacataaattttttgtagctgAATTTTAAACAGTATGATATGTTATATGGgcacaaaacatttttgtgcCCCGGGTTACTGCATGCCATGAAGACGGCCTTGACCCCTAACAAAGAGTACTGTAATCCAGAGCAATACATTTTATATGTTGTAGTGAATCTACCACTACAAACATATAATTcaaattcactagtatataagacatgttaactcgattctatggtggggttCCTTTTTTATACATGAAGGTTGATATTGTTGACATTCCCAgtaactactctccccacattggtgacccggacgtgatgtgaacatgtCTACCTGGACAGAAACTTCCAATTCgatctgaacacgcctacttcgatggatgatccacatAGAACAGTTGagttgctacttgtgactgcgacattacccgactcctcacgctgttgcttctcatTCTCTCTCACACGCAACGTATACACTCGCTGCTAAaagcaacacaggagcgaccatgaccgtgaacttaatatagctctcacgatcagcactaaaaaagtacggtgatcttaatacagctgtcccggcttctcacaaaacagcaatgaatcaaccataccatccattcatcgaattctatcacagatatattTCTGAAGGGGGGGGGGTACTGtagtgtaactaccactacgaacatataatttcaattcactagtaCATAAGGTATGTTAATTCGATTCTATGGTAGGGTTCCTTTTTTATACATGAAGGTTGATATTGTTGACATTCCCAgtaactactctccccacattggtgacccggacgtgatgtgacCATGCCTACCTCGACAGAAACTTCCAATTCAatctgaacacgcctacttcgatggatggtccacatagAACAGTTGagttgctacttgtgactgcgacattatccgactcctcacgctgttgcttctcatTCTCTCTCACACGcaacgtatacactcgactgctaaaagcaacacaggagcgaccatgACTGTGAACTTAATatagctctcacgatcagcactcaaGAGGTACGGCGATCTTAaaacagctctcccggcttctcacaaaacagcaatgaatcaactatactatccattcatcgaattatATAACAGATATATTTCTGGAGGGGGgggtactgtagtgtatctaccactacgaacatataattttttcaattcactagtatataaggcatgttaactcgattcaataatggggtaccttttcatagatgacggtcgACATGGTCGAATACTCCTCTCCCGACATTGGCGACTCGGATGTGATGTttaccttgacagaaactcccaaTTCGATGGTGGGGttccttttcatagatgaaagttgacaaTAACTACTATAATAATTGTCGATAACTACTAGCCTCACAAATgttgttaagaaaatatatgatTGGAGTGATTCCACATTAGACGGACTACTAGAGCTTATCATTTTACtcatgatttttttgaatattttttttctccaatgcccacctgtctTAACATCcatcaattcaggcatttacagggcgattttgctggcttctctttcaggggcaccatattaagtgggccaacgtcgctcccacagtaaggacagatagtacagagaaggaaagagcatccatgccttgcccgggattcgaacccagaacctttctgatgcaaggacagttcccagTCCCCTACACAGGTTGGTCGGCTTTTTGaagaatatgaataaataatttttatacatgaaaatatttttgaaatttaaattattattttttttagtttaaagaagTCTAACTAAGGATTTTTCCCAcactatattaaatatttggcaggaaaaaataattttaaagcttcaTACATTAGAAAGGCTAATTTTATGttgctcgaaaaaaaaaaaaaaaacaagtaaaacttCTTGAGTTCATAAACCAGTTGAAATAGTTACTGCTTCAGTCAAAATTCAGCACTGAAATAGTAGAATAACatgaattctaaatattttcacgcacataaaatgtttgtttgtttagaaataggGTAGTGGGATAAAACACCGAGAAATAAGGCCTTCGAGATCACCAACAGTTGACCGCAACTGATTAGTCgcctcttttaaatatttgtcattgAACAACAGCATCGTTTGTCCGTCGATTATGCTATTctttaaatctattattatagtataaattttaagcatgCCAAATGTATGTGTTGTACCGAAATGTAAAGGTAATTATAAAACTGGGCTTGAAGTTTTAATTGACAAATTCCCCTAAAACAGAGAAATTAGGCAAGAATGAATGTATTTGTGGAGAGAGTTGAAATCGACAACGACAACCTTCATTTATCCAAAGGTTGAATCAAGTTAGCTTGCCTCACACACTAGTGAATTggtgtttaataatcgtagtacGCCACAATACTTCACCAACAGaatttatcagggatagaattcgataaaCGGATGTCACAAGTTGTCGTATTTGCGAAAGACCGGgtgagctgtattaagttcaccggACTTTGAGCGCTTGTGTCGAGAGCTGCGTTAAGTTCACCGTTCTGTGTGTAGTCtctcctgtgttgctattagcaaTCAAGTATGTGCAGGATCCCGTTGAGTAAATGAGTCTGAGAAGCAATAGCACGATGAcgcagtcacaaatagcaagtgAACTGTTCAATATGGACCATCCATCGATGTGGGCCCTACTTCCGATGCAAGCGCGTTCATATCACGTCTTTAGGTCACCAATGTAGGGAaagtagttatcgacaatgccaatctttatctatcaaaaggtaccttaagattgaatcaagttagcatgttttatatgctagtgaattgatgtttaataatcatagCGCGCCACACATTCAATTGAACGCGACATTTATCAAGCAGCAGCTGATAATAGCAAGTACCTGCCACTGCCCGCTttgagaaaatatcttttttctctGGGGTTAGAATTAATAGCAACTGCACAAGAAAGGATTAATTTTCAAAGCGATaaacaaggtttaaaaattaaatatgcgtAAATATATGGAGGAacacacaaaacaaaatttagttatttatttatatttattcatttttaaactttttcagcaTTCAATGCCGATAACTTACCACGAGGGAGACAAATCAACAATTAAGGAGTTAGGAAAGCAGGGGAGGAGCAATGGAAGAAGTGTTGTCATGTAGGATGCGGTatttgaaatttgcaaaaagtttcacagaaaatagagtaaaaaaggCTAGAGCAAATTAACTAACTTCCAACCAAGCTTCTACAAAAGACGGAGTAGGGCAACACacctttatattttctaaacaacaagaaaaagaaatagtagATAACATGTTGAAGTTAAAAAGCAGGCTTTTTGGTTTAACTTTAATTGATGTTTGGAGACTAGCATATCAATTTGCAGCcaaaaataagttaaagcaCAAGTTAAATTATGAAACGAAAATGGACGGAAAAGATTGGTTACATGGTTTTCAAAACAGACATAAGAACAAGGTTTCGCAGCTATTTCcagaaaaaaacttcaatatcAAGAGACCTGGGTTTCAACAAATGAGctgttgagaaatatttttgatttcttagagggtttgaaagaaattcttttttctccgTGCGATGTATATAATGTTGATGAGACAGAAATAATCACTGTTTTAATAAGACATCAAAACTACTTGCCTTTTGGGTGTATTAGTAACTGCTGAAACATGTGTGAGGGCAGCCTTGCACTACATGCCAACAATGTTCTTTTCCCCTCGAAAAGCAGAAAGCCCTGCGCTTATTAATGATGCACCACCAGGTAGCTTTATGCAATATCACCCTTCTAGATGGATAGAGACAGAAAGATATTGATTCTAAAAGTTTATGCAATTTTCTAAGCCATCAGTTAGGAAATCAGTTTTCTTGATTTCAGACGGCCCTGCCACCCATGCAAAGAGCCTCGATCTGATCAACACAGCCTGagaaaacaatgtaattttcttGTGCTTGCCCATTGATTGTTTCCATAGGTTTCAGCAGTTAGAcatgatttcttttaatgagTACTTATTACCTTTAAGATGTATGCCACTGGTTTGCAAAACATTCTGGAATGGTTGTCACTATTCAACAAGTTGccaaatgtaaattaattttgttttcagcaGGAATGCAGACAGCAATAAATGATTTCAAGCAAAAACAGGAATTTATCtactaaactaaaatattttccagatcATTTGCTTGCTCCTTCAATAGCCAGAACTCGGGCCTTTTCTTCCAGACCTTTACAGAAGAGAATCTAGCATCTGGAGTTCCTACGGAAGCACAAAGTCAGTACCTCAGACTAAGTCTGGGCATTCCTTAAACTTGGCAATGTTTGGTACATCACCCAAAGATGTATTGAAAGGGTAAATCTGTCATTTAACATCATCCCCATCTTAAGCCGGTTTGCCATTTCGGATGAAAGAAAAGAACATGAAAAAGATATGCTACCAAGAAAGAGAGAGTTTGTATATAGTGCCTCTAAAAACCAAAAAAGGAATATCATAAATCTAAATGACCAAAAAGAGAAGTGAATGTGTGACAGAGATGtcgaatattaaataattttgtattaataatttgtgaaacgtaatattttttttatttgaaacatgtATTGGacactaattttgtttttgaaatattatttgcttgGTAAACTATTGGGTTTGCATAGATTAATCTATGCTTTGTAATTAGTGAATTTTGTATAATTGTTTTGCCTGATAAAATATTGGGCGTGAGTTAATTTATGTCTGTcctttatttaaggaaaaaataggTATTTGTTTTGAATCAATAAAGGTAATCTATATATCTTGCTAAGAAGTATTCAAGAGTAATTAgcataaattgttaatattttgagaACACATATATCagatttaatcattaattttttttttgtattcattaatTCATTGCTGAAGAATAATCCTGACTCtttcattgaaaaaacaaaaaacaaaaaaaaaaacagaatcttaactttaaattgattttaaaatttaaattattttaagtcaaaCAATATTTATGACCTAATCAAACATTTGATGTCagttgaaaatttgtaaaatatttttaaaaaaatatattattaccgcattgttatttaattattattaattaaactattttcaaatcTTAAGTTATAGCAGCCAAGAGGAGTAAAACCGGGTGATTAGACTTTTTCAAGATGCAATGACTGTCATATAATGATAtgtttgcattaatatttactttgttaataaaaaaaaatagggtttATAAAACACTTTAGGTTCAAAAGCATTGAAGACAAGAGGACTCAAATAAGGAtgctaataataaatagttactttagcaaactttttttataaggaTGCTTATAgtaaatagtttaagaaaaaataagattcaCAAAACACAGGTTCGATCCACAAAATGCAGGTTCAagattattgaaaatgaaatcacTAGATATATTAACGCTTATAATAGATATACACTTTGAATTAAACAAGTAAGCATATTGAACGATTTGAgtttcatagaaaaaatttctattttaaagggTTCCTTGGCGCAAGAAGATAGGGAACTGCAGCATTAAATCAACtacaataaattagaaaattcagatataattaattattttatcaagtcAATAGTAgtaagttacaaaaatataaaagctcattcaaatataaaaaaagaatagttggcataacaaataaatttttcgaaattcaaCAAGGCACATCCAAATTAAATTGGTTGAAAAACATCTCTTTTTAAGAGTTAGCTGAGTAGATTAAAGCCACACAACTAGTCAGGGTAAATTACTTCATCCACCATAAAATCGTGCACATCCACTGGTATACTATGAAGAATCTGTTCTTTGAATGCAAGCCCAATTGTGTAAGGCCTGCCATGGGGATCATGAGAACAATTCTGCACATAAACATCGTAGTAACCTTTACCGCCTCCAAGTCGATGACCTCTTTTAGTAAATGCCAAGCCAGGCACTATCATTAAATCTAAGCCACCTGCAATGAAACTTGctgggttaaaaaaaatctataatccATACAGACATGTCCTGACTGATTCATCATTGTATAGCCTAAATTACTAAAGATAGAAACATGAATTTTCAACAATGAGTTAATGTGATGACGTAGGTATCCACTAAGGAAGGATTCAGACATGTGATCccatcataataataaatactgaatTGGGGAAAAGATTCCTATTTATCAGCATATTTTGAGATATGCACACttacacaaatatatatatatatatatatatagatatagatatatatatatataaatgcaacCAGGTTCATAATACATAAAacatcatgaaattttaaatccattGCTCGcctttagtaattaaaatatttaatgtgctTTTACATAatcataatcattaaaatatttaattttttttttaaattaagtataatttgtGTAAATTCAATCAGTTAGGATATTTGCTTATTCAAATCCAGGCATTTCCTGGCCATCTTGGTTAATCGAAAGTCTAAAGAACATATTACTAATTTaagtttacaaataataagataagtaaaaaaatctattttgattGCACCTATcctaattatagaaaatttatacagaaaaaataaagcagtaAAGAATTTCCCAAGGGATAGTTGGAATAAGTGCTACTGGTtgattcaaatttaacttttagcaTGTCCAGTAAATCTTTAATAGAATTAAAGAGATCTTCTAAGCCCCATACTCTTAATATACTTAAACTCTTAATATACTTAactttgatcaaaaaataattataaaaattcaaataaaattcatttcaaaaacatgtttactcaaaatgtaataaataaagtttttttaattggcaaatacattattaaatctttgactttgttatttatttgaaagagaTGTAATTATGAATTTCGTCTGTAGCGACTTGATTTGACACACTATGATTTGCATTtgaccattaaaattaaatatgttttttctgaCAGAGAAGAATACACACGTTTTATAGTATTAATTAAGTTTCTCAACTTTATTTGCATGTTCTGGGGCTATTCTTGTAGCACATTTTAATGCaaagattatttataattaaatctaatCATTTAGAAAGAAAGTCAGACAAAACCTTCTTACCGGTAGTATGAGCATCCTCTCGTTTCAAATCTTCCTCGGTAGGTGGCAGAATTTCCCAATTATCAGCAACCAACTTAGCATAATCTTCTAATGAATGTATCTTCAACATGGCCATATCATGACTATTAGgtctaagaaaatgaaaaaaataaattaaattattctgaaatatttgagATGTTATACTTGCAAACATTTTCACTTTCTGGAATGATTTtcccaagtggtagtaaaattattattcagttaCTGCTATAGGCATAATATAATAtctgaaatgatttattttcacataaaaaatacagtcaaaccccggtATAGAGAACCTTCAAGGGactgaaatttcggttcactataatcGGGAGCTCACTATATCCGTACggcaaacaattttaaccaatttttcgGAACTTTTCCCCtctattacatattatttaaataaatggccaataaaacgaaatataaaaaaaaacaatatcctatagtaataaaaaaacacgttaacttttattttttataactgtccgtcttgcgtacaaaaaaattaGGGATTCCCTCtatttagggatgggaaactTAGATAGAAGAAGcaatcaagaaaaaatgcttatggctGCATTCCGCTCAATAGATGGTTTTTAAAATcggtaaatgtattttatgtagaaatttcaaaattaccaaaaaatgaagaaaacaaaatcagtcgaagacaggaaaaagttcataatatccaatttcctctattcttttggttcactatataaacaaaaaataatattacatgcGTATAGCAAGACACGGGAGCGAATATTTCGTTCGCTACATCCAGGTATTCACTATAAACCATTGTTCACTATTGTGGGGTTCGACTGTagttcaaaaaatgcaaaactcccggatataaaaacaaaattcgatcaatactttattttaaatacatacttACGTAAATTTTGGCACAAAACACTCTTTATCTTGTTCCAATAACTGCTCTAATATTCCAACAGTCTGAACTCGAATTTCATCATGAATACTAAGGTAGATGGATACTCTATGTGAGTTTTTGAAGCGAGAGTTAGCAAGAacctataaaataatatttactttaatataaattttatacaatattaactTCATCCCAGCAAATTTTAACATGATAATAGTTGCataaccaggggtctgtccaggccgaatttactaccgtttaggggtaccttcacaaattcaactttaggaaaaacggtagtttcacaaattaaattttggaaaaacggtagtttcacaaaatactttttcttaaaatttcatttttgtatcccttaagaaacgataaatccatatttttgtgttgatttcttaatataatttttaatttttcacaaattacgtctaaattttcacaaaataggtacctgtcagaaaaacctagacagacccctgataacaCTAATTTCATCTCATTAaactttgcataaaattaatgattaccaacacaagatgaaaaaaaatgcagaaaattttatgctataaaaatcaatacaataaaaatattatgacaatTACTGACAGGAGATAGAACATTTCTGAGTACGGAAACAAATGGATTgttataatcaataaaagaaataaaatacaaaaactaaagTACAATAActgcattataaatttaaattcattgcaatattttacatttggCTTTCACTAAATTGATGATTTGTTGTTGTTCCTTATCCTCCAACTGTCTGACTGAGTTAAATAATTGAGATAATTACTTAActcaatttcaattcaaattattaaattcataattttgaatagtgaaAGAGAGTCATggaaaattctcaaattttgaaataggttAGACTGGTTAACATATTACTTGatgacaagaaaataaatatttttaaattaaaataaaaatagaaaaaaagcatcttaatttttttaaatttactttttatttcaagttcagCTCATTACTTAGTAGTACTAACTACTTATTCTTTTAagcaagtaataaattaaatagaaaaaatctaatttaaaaagtatttttcaataaccCACCTTCtcaacatttaagaaaatatctaaaacattaaaactggGAGAAATTGGCAAACTTTAGTAGAGTAAGCAGCTATgaatttgataccataaaataccaaataaatatgctttttgagGAGAGTGGATAAACAGCAATTGTTAAATAATGATTCTACAAtcagtaaaattacttttttgacaTAATATTCAtgctaaaaacattaatattcataatgacaggaaatatgtataaaatgtacaaaaccaaataattaaatgaaatagattttagaaataaaattacaaaaacagattaaattaagaaaaacaaaatctaaataggagattaaaaatatttattaaaaatttatattgtataaaaacaatataaatttaattaataaatattgtataaatttatatgataaaaatatatgaaatgcataaaacctaattgttaaattaaatagattttaaaaataaaattacaaaaacagatttctgatatttattttaacttttaaaaactgccattattacttgttttttttatcaaaaatgtcaaCACAATTCCAACAAATGCaatcaatatataaatacaagtaacaaaaatgaaatttagaaaacataatcgaaatatgaagttaaacatatttattataaatttatattgaaatcttGACCCTACCAGATTTGTTACTACATTTgtcaaaagtaacaaataaagaCACTACATTcttcagtattaaaatttgataatataaaatttttaactgagttttttctctcttcataaaatgactgaattccctaaaagttagaaataattACTCTTGCAGGTAACGGCTTAGAAGTAGACGGCTcccaaagtttaattttgaactattgagtttcacaatttttgttaccaatataaaaaaaaattgatgcaaaaaaaaattattaaaataaatttttcgattatGTCACATTTGTATTCAtagaaaataggattttttaaatacataagatCAAGAATAAcaggacaaaataattttttgtcaggAAAATCAAGACAACTAGGAACTCTGGATTACAACAAACAAAACGTCCTTTGCTTTTAAAACTGCTTTCAAGaaacctttttaataaaaaatgaattttaagaaattattaatgccatcattttcataaataaaaatacaagataacataaaacatatttaaaagtaaaattactaaaagttcTGATTCCTTTAAAtcttttcctatttatttaatattatatatctcttttttttttatttcttcgatTAAGCTGTATTCAAATCAACCTAatgttataatttgaattttatgcagCTAAAcaacattcaaattttcaaaattagctgtaactaaaaaaatcataactaaaaaaatattttcaattcaataatgatataaagcgtaatatatatttatatatNNNNNNNNNNNNNNNNNNNNNNNNNNNNNNNNNNNNNNNNNNNNNNNNNNNNNNNNNNNNNNNtggcccg
This window encodes:
- the LOC107451887 gene encoding 5-formyltetrahydrofolate cyclo-ligase encodes the protein MAGVATAALRAAKAALRGELKKRIASIPHGEQHLQSKLITEKVLANSRFKNSHRVSIYLSIHDEIRVQTVGILEQLLEQDKECFVPKFTPNSHDMAMLKIHSLEDYAKLVADNWEILPPTEEDLKREDAHTTGGLDLMIVPGLAFTKRGHRLGGGKGYYDVYVQNCSHDPHGRPYTIGLAFKEQILHSIPVDVHDFMVDEVIYPD